From the genome of Natronolimnobius baerhuensis:
GGTTTCAGAACCTCACTCGAGCAGGCGGCGACACTGTCGCCAGAGCTGTTCCCGGCCGCGGGTGCTGCGGGCGACGTGTGCGTAGTTTGCCAGCGATTGAGCGAGCCACAGACCCTTGTACCAGCGAAGTTGACGGCCCATTTCGTCCGTGACATCGAGTGGCCCCTTGCGTGCGTAGCCCTCACGAAACTGCTGGCGGAGCCGAGCACGCTCCCCTCGCTTGAGTCGACCGGCACTCCACTCGAGGTCGACGAATCGACACTCGGCGCGGGCAAGTGCGTACGCTGCGTGGGTGATGTGGGCGTTTCCCCAGTCGAGGACGCCCGTTATCGTCCCTGTATCATCGACGAGCAGATTGCTCGGCTGGTAGTCGCCGTGCGTGAGCACCGCCAGACAGTCGACATCGCCAGCCAGCGGAACCGAAACCCGACTGCAAAGCGCCTCGAGCGCCCCGCCAGAATCCATCGCATGCCAGCCGTCGGGAGCGCAGACGGTGAGGCCCCCGCCGGATGCTCGAGCGATTCCGCCAACGTCGACGTCCGTGGCTGTTGTCGTCTCGAGTCCAAACGATTCTTGCGGCGTTGCGTGCAGTCGGCCGAGCAGTCTCCCA
Proteins encoded in this window:
- a CDS encoding phosphotransferase family protein, with amino-acid sequence MTGDESRAGYSRVPPVLERIVDTVLEAEVQSLRRPRAGSVADTAVLELAADADSPVPDRVVCKRGGASVWTGDVIEPFVCERVAAATELPVPEVLARGSLAGTDQDGEPERWALYEHLEGESPDQGDLEPAVRHQFVANAGRLLGRLHATPQESFGLETTTATDVDVGGIARASGGGLTVCAPDGWHAMDSGGALEALCSRVSVPLAGDVDCLAVLTHGDYQPSNLLVDDTGTITGVLDWGNAHITHAAYALARAECRFVDLEWSAGRLKRGERARLRQQFREGYARKGPLDVTDEMGRQLRWYKGLWLAQSLANYAHVARSTRGREQLWRQCRRLLE